The genomic interval TCGAATTAGAACTAGAATTTGCATTGCTTGATTCTGTGACGTTTGTTGCTAAAGTTTTATCTATGGCTAAAGAATGGTTTTCACCTTGTTTTTGGATGTTTTTTGTTTGATCCATCTCTTTCATTATCTTTTTTTCTTCTCTGTCTATTCCTTTATGATCTGACTGTGAAGAGACTACTATTGGATTTTGTAGTTTCTTTTGCAGTTCATATTGCCAATCAAACATAGATACACTTTCGGTTAATACCTCTAAAGTTTTATTGGATTGTTGATGTTGCTGGACGTTGGGGTTGGTAGTTATAGTATTGCTATTATTACCAATATTGGTATCTAATCCTTCCGCTGACTCGCCTTGACCAATTACTTTTATTTGTCCCATATTACCTTTTTCTTCTTGGATTCCATGGGCATGGAATAAGTAGGTACCTGGGTACTTCCACTTGGCTTCAACTATTGAGGCATCACCTGGCGCTACTGAAACGGTTTGTGAGTGAATAGGAAGGTTGTCCCATAGACCTGACGGGTATGTTAAGAATGTGGTACTATGAAGATGAAAAGATGCTGGTATAGTGGTACCAAGATTGATCAAATAAATACGCATTAGGTCTGGATGATTAATTTCCAGTGGATTATGCATATATTGATCAGCATACCCGTTTATCATGTAATAGTCAGCGTCAAGTCCCATCTGATTTTTAAGACTATATTCGCCCATCACCATCACAAACTCCTTTGCAGGTGCAATTTCTTTATTTATAGGATCAACAATTAATGCTCCATACATACCCATTCTAATATGCAATGAAGTTGGAGGAGCATGACAATGATACATTAACGCTCCTGCAGGTTCACCTGTAATATTATATAGATATGTTTGACCTGGCATCACTTGAGGAATTACTCCATCATTTACATCATCATGATTACCATGAAAATGAATGGTATGAGGAATAGGGGATTTGTTTATGTATTTGATAGTTACATTTTCACCTTCTGCTAATCTTATAGTTGGACCAGGTACTGTTCCATTAAATGTCCATGCCTTGACCTTTTTACCAGGAGCAATGTCGAGTTCAACATCCTCTGTAACTAGGGTTATGAGTTTAGTTGAATTACCTTCATCTTTGTTTTCCCTCTCATTACTGCTTTGAATCGTGTTGTTTTTATCGGTAGTCGAGAGTGCAGATATCTGAGTTACATTATTGCTATTATTTTCAATCGTAGCATTTTCATTTACTTC from Candidatus Nitrosocosmicus hydrocola carries:
- a CDS encoding multicopper oxidase domain-containing protein, which produces MNQNKVTKSIANGSTKSRLSSYSNSNSNQSIKIGDNLDHVIKLKPKEIVSFFIFIMFSLCALIMIFSLSINYTSLAPAVVLAQESDQVEVNENATIENNSNNVTQISALSTTDKNNTIQSSNERENKDEGNSTKLITLVTEDVELDIAPGKKVKAWTFNGTVPGPTIRLAEGENVTIKYINKSPIPHTIHFHGNHDDVNDGVIPQVMPGQTYLYNITGEPAGALMYHCHAPPTSLHIRMGMYGALIVDPINKEIAPAKEFVMVMGEYSLKNQMGLDADYYMINGYADQYMHNPLEINHPDLMRIYLINLGTTIPASFHLHSTTFLTYPSGLWDNLPIHSQTVSVAPGDASIVEAKWKYPGTYLFHAHGIQEEKGNMGQIKVIGQGESAEGLDTNIGNNSNTITTNPNVQQHQQSNKTLEVLTESVSMFDWQYELQKKLQNPIVVSSQSDHKGIDREEKKIMKEMDQTKNIQKQGENHSLAIDKTLATNVTESSNANSSSNSNQISIVPGSSSPDSKVFYDPANAEVQLGTEVTWVNNDTNMPHTVTSGNSGTGPTGVFDSGIMMGDGSSYKHVFDKKGEFEYYCTLHPWMIDKIIVK